In Pseudomonas sp. ADAK18, a single window of DNA contains:
- a CDS encoding DUF1652 domain-containing protein, translated as MFLGSLPIPSKSPLADSCSNGVFMLSTLELRHIIEAAFLPLSCECRVDPGGSLQAQIFEPISGKVELLVTGISTAKLNGNREISRLIAEIRYDLKATHVLNPMRRTG; from the coding sequence ATGTTCCTGGGCTCATTGCCTATACCAAGCAAGAGCCCCTTGGCTGACTCCTGCTCGAATGGAGTTTTTATGTTATCCACGCTCGAGTTGCGTCACATTATCGAAGCAGCATTCCTTCCCCTTTCCTGCGAGTGTCGGGTTGATCCTGGCGGATCGCTGCAGGCTCAGATTTTTGAACCAATCTCCGGAAAAGTGGAGTTATTGGTGACGGGTATCTCTACTGCCAAGCTCAATGGCAATCGAGAGATAAGCAGGCTCATAGCTGAGATTCGATACGACCTCAAGGCTACTCATGTGCTAAATCCAATGCGCAGGACCGGGTAG
- a CDS encoding YqaJ viral recombinase family protein, with translation MKIHNVAQGSAEWLALRAKFRTASEAPAMMGASKYQTRTDLLAAKKTGITPDVTPSQQFIFDKGHTTEALARPLTEALIGEELYPIVATEGNLLASMDGATMLGETLFEHKLWNESVVAQVKAGDLAPHYYWQLEQQLLVSGAERVIFVCSDGTPENFVHMEYRPVAGRAAQLIEGWKQFEADLANFEMADAPSIVVGKAPDELPALRIELTGMVTASNLKVFEDSALAVIDSVKTTLSTDQDFADAKKAVKWCGDVEEAVAVAKKQALSQTQSIDELFSSLDRISAHARETRLKVDKLVKAQELLVKTTIKQKAELALADHIAAINKTLGKVTLPHVVSDFAGAMKNKRTIASLQDAVDTELARAKIDASQAADGIRLNLTSLAELAVDYAFLFSDVQQLVTKANDDLVTLIKFRISEHQKAEQEKADAKRIAEEQEAQRLAAIKPEPVVEKVATPEPVRATPVAQATKPVTSHMVEQVSLQANVTDFDALVKAVAYGQAPITLLLVNWEALDAMVLAQGSAFSMAGVTLAKAAA, from the coding sequence ATGAAAATTCACAACGTAGCTCAAGGCTCCGCCGAGTGGCTTGCCCTTCGCGCCAAGTTCCGCACCGCCTCCGAAGCCCCAGCGATGATGGGCGCGTCGAAGTACCAGACCCGCACCGATCTGCTGGCGGCCAAAAAGACCGGCATCACGCCGGACGTCACGCCCTCTCAGCAGTTTATCTTCGACAAAGGCCACACCACTGAAGCCCTGGCCCGCCCACTGACTGAAGCGTTGATCGGCGAAGAGTTGTATCCGATCGTTGCGACCGAGGGCAATCTGCTGGCCTCCATGGACGGCGCCACGATGCTCGGCGAGACACTGTTCGAGCACAAACTGTGGAATGAGTCGGTCGTGGCCCAGGTGAAAGCCGGAGACCTGGCTCCGCATTACTACTGGCAGCTTGAGCAGCAACTGCTGGTGAGCGGTGCCGAGCGAGTGATCTTTGTTTGCTCGGATGGCACGCCGGAAAACTTCGTGCACATGGAATACCGGCCGGTGGCCGGGCGCGCTGCCCAGTTGATCGAGGGCTGGAAACAGTTCGAGGCAGACCTGGCCAACTTCGAGATGGCTGACGCTCCTTCAATCGTCGTCGGCAAGGCACCTGATGAGCTGCCGGCGCTGCGCATCGAACTGACCGGCATGGTCACCGCCAGCAACCTGAAGGTGTTTGAAGATTCGGCCCTGGCCGTCATCGACTCGGTGAAAACCACGCTCTCCACCGACCAGGACTTCGCCGACGCCAAGAAAGCGGTCAAGTGGTGCGGTGATGTTGAAGAGGCTGTCGCCGTCGCCAAGAAGCAGGCCCTGTCGCAGACCCAAAGCATCGACGAACTCTTTTCGTCGCTGGATCGCATCAGCGCCCATGCCCGCGAGACTCGCCTGAAAGTCGACAAGCTGGTGAAAGCTCAAGAGCTTCTGGTGAAGACCACAATCAAGCAAAAGGCCGAGCTCGCCTTGGCGGATCATATCGCCGCAATCAACAAGACCCTTGGCAAAGTCACGCTGCCCCATGTCGTTTCGGACTTCGCAGGCGCCATGAAGAACAAGCGCACCATCGCCAGCCTTCAGGACGCAGTAGATACCGAGCTGGCCCGGGCGAAGATCGATGCAAGTCAGGCCGCCGACGGCATCCGCTTGAATCTGACCAGTCTGGCGGAGCTCGCCGTTGATTACGCCTTCCTGTTCAGCGATGTGCAGCAGTTGGTGACCAAAGCCAATGATGACCTGGTGACGCTGATCAAATTCCGAATCTCCGAACACCAGAAGGCTGAGCAGGAAAAGGCCGACGCGAAGCGCATTGCTGAAGAACAGGAAGCCCAGCGCCTGGCGGCCATCAAGCCAGAGCCGGTCGTGGAGAAGGTGGCGACACCAGAGCCAGTGCGCGCCACACCCGTCGCCCAAGCCACAAAGCCAGTAACGAGCCATATGGTCGAGCAGGTATCGCTCCAGGCCAACGTGACGGACTTCGACGCCCTGGTGAAAGCGGTGGCTTATGGTCAAGCGCCGATCACGCTGCTGCTGGTCAACTGGGAGGCGCTCGACGCAATGGTCTTGGCGCAGGGTTCAGCCTTCAGCATGGCCGGGGTGACACTGGCAAAGGCGGCTGCATGA
- the bet gene encoding phage recombination protein Bet, with product MKHAEHMPAISEDALVEVLSGSLYPGAAHNSVVMVLAYCKAAQLDPMLKPVHIVPIYQKGRGMVDVVMPGIGLYRIQAARTGQYAGISDPEYGPSITAKLAGVDVTYPEWCRVTVKRQMSNGLVAEFTANERWLENYATASKDSAAPNSMWKRRAFAQLAKCAEAQALRKAFPEVGSAPTADEMEGKSFEEVVKDVSPARQPPPETDAKTAYPDELLAENIEKWQPLIDAGRTSPKHIIANVISKYSLRDDQVETIKNLKALDGDAA from the coding sequence ATTAAACACGCCGAGCACATGCCGGCGATCTCCGAGGATGCGCTTGTCGAGGTACTGAGCGGGAGCTTGTACCCAGGCGCCGCGCATAACTCTGTTGTGATGGTGCTGGCGTACTGCAAGGCAGCGCAACTTGATCCGATGCTTAAGCCGGTGCACATCGTCCCGATTTACCAGAAGGGCCGCGGCATGGTCGATGTGGTGATGCCTGGTATTGGCCTGTACCGCATTCAGGCAGCGCGCACTGGGCAATACGCCGGGATCAGCGATCCCGAATACGGGCCGTCTATCACTGCGAAGCTGGCCGGTGTCGACGTAACTTATCCGGAGTGGTGCCGGGTCACCGTCAAGCGCCAAATGTCGAACGGACTTGTTGCCGAGTTCACTGCCAACGAGCGTTGGCTCGAAAACTACGCGACTGCGAGCAAGGACAGCGCTGCTCCCAACTCTATGTGGAAGCGCCGGGCATTTGCACAGCTTGCCAAATGCGCCGAAGCGCAGGCCTTGCGCAAAGCATTCCCTGAAGTCGGGTCCGCCCCTACGGCTGACGAGATGGAAGGAAAGTCGTTCGAGGAGGTCGTCAAAGATGTCTCACCGGCTCGGCAGCCCCCACCGGAAACGGACGCCAAGACTGCTTATCCCGACGAACTGCTGGCTGAAAATATCGAAAAGTGGCAGCCGCTGATCGACGCCGGCCGCACGAGCCCCAAGCACATCATTGCCAACGTCATCAGCAAGTACTCGTTGCGCGATGACCAGGTCGAAACCATAAAAAACCTCAAAGCCCTCGATGGAGATGCAGCATGA
- a CDS encoding DUF1654 domain-containing protein: protein MERLALRVSSMINHPVAQAQRWVTIHRLDTDGDREWEEVLGVIADTDELELTLNDDGSVTVRWEQQELEKAGRGEVEFEPEEEVAPF from the coding sequence ATGGAGCGCCTTGCGCTGCGAGTCTCATCGATGATCAATCACCCCGTGGCGCAGGCGCAGCGCTGGGTCACGATCCATCGCCTGGATACGGATGGAGATCGGGAGTGGGAAGAGGTGCTGGGCGTGATCGCTGATACAGATGAGCTCGAGCTGACGCTCAATGACGACGGTAGCGTGACGGTTAGGTGGGAGCAGCAGGAGCTAGAGAAGGCGGGAAGGGGAGAGGTTGAATTTGAACCGGAAGAAGAGGTGGCTCCTTTCTGA